ttcacacgtaacatcagctttccagataccacataccatttttttaaagtgctctgacaaagttaaaacacgtgaagcttgcagctcccactacattgctataaccaaaaagggtaaaataatagcactactacttgttattagggagactcctatatatgtcgacctccatcctccacagccaggcagacctaaaaataaaaaaatgcgcAACTTTTCTTTACATCCGAgatggcactctcagcagagtctctcaaaatactcagcttcttttcccctgataatacctctgcaaacaagccacaccagagcaagagtatctcatatcattagggttaaaagcaagagtatcccatatcatgctttttccctgtcttttcctttggccttgttcttacctgcaagacaaggagaaagaaagcaatcaatcagcacttggaatcaagcttctagtcagaaactgactgcctagaaccccttatctgattacttacctcgcattgctctcgagtactcatcttcaacatcttatgcttccaaataagataccacatttgcctaaggaacatatagggcaagtgagaagaatacaaggaagcatgtggagacaagcgtaacagaatatgtgccgatacatccactactttgtcaacagcaaaagtatcccatatcattagggtcgaacgtactctaaatttaatggacttgttttgaccttcaaattctttagtcggccttatactcttgGGGAAACTAGAaaatcctccagcccagttcaagaataagcttgtggaaagttacttcttcaaaagcaaaagtatctcatatcatctattctccatttgcttctcattATCCTTATTGCTATTTACGACataagaagaaggagaacaatcaaccggaagccgaagtcgaacctccgatccaggttacttgcttggaagtctgattgcttaccttgtctgttacctccttcggtaaatctcctaactctgcgacttgggggactcctactatagggtttgtatcgcacttgaccaagcccgaaactacaagtaagcttcaagtgaaattgatacattaccttgtgcatcttcatcggttaaagataccccCTAGATAatggaaaagtacttccagagaagatgccacatctacatatgagacagataaggcaagtgaaaatgacaccacacttcggtacttagaagtttcgtgattactcaatggcttggatcttgcaaatcCCCAACCAagaagcttccctcactcgggaacttaggggagcactgtttgtaccatacttgaccaatcccgaaattactgagcatcggtcaactttataccatcaaggacccagaagagtttccctccaaccaggaggccaatcacagtgcaacacgtgtcgacatcagaagccaatcagagcgcgacacgtgttaacatcagaagccaatcacaacacgacacgtgtcaatgtcagaatgaaactagaaactctcttctataaatagagatcattctctcacaatatttctttatgtcatttgtactaaatcattcactagtactcacaaaatgagagcttgaacctatgtacttatgtaaacccttcacaattaatgagatctgctctactccatggacgtagccaatctgggtgaaccacgtacatcttgtgtttgcttccctgtccctatctatatgcatacttatccacactagtgatcggagcaatctagcgaaggtcacaaacttaatactttctgttgtaccaaagtcctcactgattttgtgcatcaacaaatgaaattgattaaatttatttaattaattagtaaattgTTTATCTATCACATATATATCTTTAATAattcataaatattaaaaaattcagaaaaaaaaaagaaaaagaacatgTTGATTATATCAAAATTCGTGGGAAACAAAAATCTTAGTTTATCATCTGTAAAGACACTATTGCTGACACAATAACCTCTTTACAAAATGCTGACATGAATAAAAAAAGAACAGTTCGAATACCATCTACTAGCATCATTGAAAATATTGTTAAAATCCTTTTACAAAAAGGTTTTATTGGAAATTAATGCAAATTAGGTTCAACACCAAAACTTATTCAAAATTCTACCCATCCAGTTGTTCCTTAAtccataaaaaagaaaaagaaaaaaaaaatcaattttcttgtattttaccTCCAAATTTCTTTACTCACTCCAATCTCCCTTTAAATATAGCTCATATGACAGACAAATAAAGCGTTAGAAATGCCAATTGGCTTCCCAGCGAAGATGTGGCCCAATGCAGAGCTTGGGAGAGGTGCTTCGTGGTAGGGGTGGTTTGTTTCAGGGGGTTTTAAGGTTTTGGCTCTGTCAAGCAGGTGGAGCTACTAGCGATCGGAGTTGGGCTGCAGCTTGCTAGGAGTGATGGCTGGCGTTTGGTCAAGGTCGAAACGGACTCGATTGAAGTAGTTGATGCTTACATATGAGGGACTATTGATTATTCTTGGTTTTATAGCTTCTGATATTAGAGAGTTGACGGCCGAATTTGTTGTGTGTTCAATCTTGTATATTCCTCGTAGTTGTAATGGTGTGGCTCATCGCCTTGCCAAGTTaaatttttcttgtagtgacttttttgtttggtttgaggAACCCCGAAGTGCTTTATAGGAGGAACCTCGCCAAGATTTGCAGCCTAGTTGATTTCCTTCAATAAAGTTATCgtatttttctaaaaaattacATTATGAAATCTTTCAAATtctctcaaaattttcaactatttaaaataaattgcttgttgaatacacctggattgTTATAAACTtgtttaaaatcctaattgaatatatctatatttctaaggattttaataaactatcttaaaatctttAATGAATACATGTTGAATTTCAGAGAACCACTTAAAATTATGTTTGACTAACACTAGATTTATTAAAAGAATTACAATCGTTTggaatcccaattgaatacaccatcttaagtaaaaatgcaagtgaatcctgGTATGTGCTTTTTGAATGAAGCACTTTAAGtacttttgaaaacaaaaaatattttctctaaaaatgcATTTTCAATCATTCTAAAAGTACTTTCAAACGAGCTTATATTATAATTTTCTATTCCCAAAATAAACGAAGTATTTTCCCAAATGATAAACAGCAGCCCAATCTCAAGTCAGAATCCAATAGAAACAAGCCATTAGTTtccttttatcttcttttgtccttttaatttgtttatttaaattgtgattaaaaaaaatagaaaaagaggtaaaaataataagaagaaAAGCTTTAACCCTCGGGCCTCGAAGTCGCGATTCAGAAAGAAGGGGAGGGGAGAAAGAGGCGAAGAGGGTTTGAAGCTGCTCAGCAGATCGTGAATTTGGCGGAAATTTCCCCAAATTGCTTCAAGTAAGTGGATTTCCTTCCTCGAGGTTGTTCTcgtaaccctaaccctaatttctctaaccctaaccctagtaATTtctctaaccctaaccctagtcTCCGTCTCCGGATCGGCTGGCAGGGCAAATTATGAGTCTTTTTATTCTGTTTGTCGTTAATGTCGATAATGTTATGCTTATTTGAAACGCTGGTGTCGATAATTAAAGGTTTGAATTTTGCAGAAGCGTAGGCGTGGATGGAGGTACAGACATGTGGGAAATCCATTGACTCATTGCTCGAGAAGGTGCTTTGTATGAACATTCTATCTTCCGACTACTTCAAGGAGCTTTACCGGTTAAAGACGTACCATGAAGTCATTGATGAAATTTACAACCAAGTAGACCATGTCGAGCCGTGGATGACGGGGAATTGCCGTGGCCCGTCAACTGCCTTCTGTCTGCTGTACAAGTTCTTCACCATGAAGCTCACCGTTAAGCAAATGCATGGTCTTTTAAAGCACGAGGATTCGCCCTACATAAGAGCGGTATGTATGTTAATCTGACATTATATACTCCATTTATGTGTTGTTTTGAATTTGGAAATTACCATGTTTCTCATTAATATGTTATGTgctatatttttcttaatcGATAATCGGCTTAGTTCTATTTGGTTTTCAGGTGGGTTTCCTCTACTTGAGATATGCTGCAGACCCAAAGACTTTGTGGAATTGGGTTGAACCCTATATTAAAGATGATGAGGTAAATGATAGATTATGCATTTTAGTTTTCAAGTTTCTTACCTTTTTATCATAGCTATGGAGCTGCTTTTAGACATGCGTCTAAGGTGCCAGGCATGGACTTCTTTTCAGTTATCGAATCACGTCGTCTAAAAAAGACTGGTGAAAGTAATAAAAACGGGCATGTGGTGTGTTGTTTATCCTGGAATGTTGCCTCTTAGTAGTGTATACAATTTTCTTAGTAGGTGATACACAAAGTAAAAATATTAGCTAATAGCTAATTCCAAGCgttaacaaaattttatttcacTTCATAATGGTTTCAAGAGTTCATTTCAAAAGGCAAAGTCTCGGGAAACAAACGGAGGATTTTCAAACAAAAGGCAAAGTCTAGTAGTTGACGAAGATGTTTCGGTCATTAGATTTGATTTAGTGTTCAATCTAGAAGGCATATTAGTGATATAAAATTAGGAGATGCTATTTTTAACGCTTCATTTATGTGAACCAAATATGATGTACTGTCATCTACAAATTTGTGTTCTCTTCCTTCTGGAACCTATGTTTACAGTTTACCAACTCTGGGTTTTGAATGATTCTTTGGTGCTTCTGCATGAATAGGGTTCTCAACACCCTTGCAAGCATGCACGCTATATTTGCATTTGTCAAGGTTTATGAatttcatttgacaaaaaaacaaaaaaggtttATGAAATTTATAGATCCTGGTCAAAGTCATTTGGTTCTTACAAGAGCAGTCCTTTGGTTCTTAAAATTCAAAAGCTGAAAATCACATTAATTGTTTCCaattttgatggatttgaaaCTCTCTGGAACTTTTGGCTGTTGTATACCCAATGGTTGTGCTCTTTACAAAACATACTAACCATTTACTTGTGTCTCAATTTGCATGGCATGAATTTTTGGTAGTGGCGGAGTTACTATTACGTGGAGTAGGCATGCTTTGTGTGTAAGTGTTAAATACATTTCACTTGCAAATTTGAGACACAAACACTTGTTCAACTTACGGAAGTAGTTCAATATGATTTCATTATGGCTTTGGCTGAAACGAAGTGATGTTAACACACTAAGTAGAAAATCCTACTAATTTAGATCCATGTAGTAAAGATACAGACTAGTTCTATGTATGGTGAAGTTCTTTTGATCTATCTTAGCTCATCTTGTTCTAGGCCCGTGTTCTTTTAAGGTCTAGCTATTTATTGGCATAGAAGATCACAAATATAGAGGGTGTTGGACAAAAATTGCTTTCGACACCAACTATTAGACTGCAATATTTATCATGTTCTGACACCTGCCGGTCAGAATTTTCATAAGTCACTTACAATTTACCATTGAATTTTCATCCAATGAGTAATAAAACAAAAGTTTAGAGCAGTCATATTAACCATCATTGGTTGAAGGGGACTTATAAACATTCTAAGTGGTAAGTGTCTAAACCCTACtgattagaaaaagaaaaaaaatactcttttttatagttttcttttccaaattttttgacTTTGCCTTGTTTAGATTTAAACATTCCCATGTAAGGATACATCTGGACATATTAAATTACACTGCCGAAGAGAGGTGTCGCTGTTAAAGTGTTGGTCTAAATGGCTCTTTAACGTTGAAGTTCACCAGGGGATCTGCAGTTTAGTGCCATGGCATCATAGGAAGAGAGGAGCCGCAATTTTATACTGTCTGGAAGTGGGGTGGTAGCATGTAAGAGTTGATTGAGATTTTGTACTTGACATTGATAGAAGATAACAATTAGTGGTCAGAGTTGGCCATTGGATCGACAGTTGAGTGCATCATGGACTTGAGATCTTGAATACATTTTTTTGTTCTCTTTTGTTAGTTCTGGTCTCAAAACCATTTCTATAACTCTATATATCCTGTGGGTACCAACTGTTTCCACCTTATCTGTATCTGTGTATGCTTATGATATATTTCCCACTGATGCAACTTCTATGACAATTGTcacttgtttttatttggtattGTTATGTTAGCATATTGATTTTGTTCTCCCTGAGTTATTCATTTATGTGTTGGCTTTGGTTTCAGGAATTTTCTCCTGGTTCCAATGGACGGATGACAACTATGGGTGTATATGTGCGCGATTTGCTGCTTGGGCAGGTCAGTTTCGTTAAAGAATGCtttatatttgaaattttatggtGAAAATAAAAGGCCACAGCCTCAGTATTCATGCTGTATGCATTTGCAACTGTACCATATCTAGAATGCTGAAGTACCTAATACTACTGCCTGCATGTCTAGCATTTAACCGGCCAAAAATATCATTAGTTTGCCTATTGGGAGCTCTTTGTCCACCAAGACATGCCCACCGAATCATATTTCGATCAATTTTATCCGATGATTAGTTGGATATAGTTTATGGACATTTTAACTGCAGAGGATATCTATAACAAAATACACTAATTATATGGATTGTGTTTTTCCTAATGAAAGATAGAAGTCATGACTGGTGTAATTTGAGATCGTTTACACAGAAGAAATATTGAACAAGTAGTCTATATCTTAAGCAAGCTTCCCATTTAAACTGAAATTAAGTTACAAAGAAAATTTGTTCTCAAGTGACAGCACAGTTATTTATTTGTGTAGCATGTGAGGCTCTTTATGCACCTGCTTTTCACTTCAAGAGTTCATCTGTTGAGATGCCACACCTAGTACCAAAGTGGGTAGGAAAAAGTCAGTTAACCAGCTAAAGTTGTTAGGAGTATTATTGTCTGTAGTAGAAAACAGTGGTTTGTTTTCAGTTGACTAGAAAAAAGAAATGTACTTCCAATATGTTTTTAATACACACTTACACATGCATATCAGCCTAGAAAGCATTTTGTAAAATAGTTGATGGTGCTTCTAGGACAATAGTTTAAAATCTTCTGTCTACTGCTCCGACAATGCAGTCCATTACAGTCACAGCTGCTGGTTTTCCAGATTACAGTGCGATTAAGGTCTGAATGCAGGTCCTTGGAGCTTTGAAGCATGGTCTCAGAGTGCTACTGTTAAGGTCCAAATTTAACACGTAAAAACAATACCATTTCTTCCAAATTTGAGTTTCACCATATTGAAACTGTCCAAGAGTGTTATGAATTGTTTGTTAGTTGTGTTCTAAGACGAAGTTAGATCAATATTTGCTTTGCGGTTCATTACAATATATGCTTCATTTATATACATATGTAGTTTCTGTAACTAATCATAGTTAATTTTTCACATTTTCTGCATAGTTTTAGATGCAGCTTATCTAGACAACTAACGCTCTTAACATGCAGTGCTTTAAATACTATTTCACTGTCCACATAACACTTTCattgcttttgttggtgaagtgaTTTAACTTTGTTGTGCTATTGCAGTACTATTTTGATACCCTTTTCCCCCGCATACCTGTTCCTGTTATGCGGCAGATTGTAGCTAATCTTGAGAAGATGAAACTCCCCACCAAACTATCTGGTATTACTGGAGAGGCTACCCGCCATGGATCTGATGACACAGCTCGTCGCCCACCTTCTGTGAAAGCTGCTCTTTCAGTTTCCTTTGGTCAACGTGCTCCACATCGTGCTTCAACAAGGGACTCCTCACCTGTTCGTCGCACCTTACCGCCACCACCTTATGATAAAGCCAGTAGTGATGATCAAAGGACCCATCGCAGTCAGAGCCGTGAATATTCGGACAGAGAATATTCAGACAGGGACAGGGGAAGGGACCGGGATCGCAATCGGGATAGGGACAGTGATCGGGATCGAGAAAGATACAAGGAATGGGAGCGGGAccgagacagagacagagacagagcaAGAGATAGAGTTAGGGATAAGGAAAGGGAGCGAGAGAGGGATAGAGAACGAAGTTCTGATTATGATGGAAGGTCCAaatatggagagagagagagtcgaaGGGATCCATATGAGAGTAGCCGTGATGGCGGTAGGCATTCTCGTAGGAGTAGGAGTCGGAGCCGCAGTAGAAGCAGGAGTCAAAGTCGGAGTTTGCAAGCGGGCACTACACTTAATTCGAGCCCACAGAGAGATGTAAACAAGGATAGAACATCTGCATCTAGCAACCTGGCAAAACTTAGGGATCTTTATGGGGATGTAAGTGACCAAAAAGGCGATGCCAGCATGGATAGGATTCCCAGGGGagataatggtggtgaagaGGTGATTAGACTTGGTGGTTCTCGTTGGAAATAGCACGAGGAGGATCGTCTCTCCTCTCTGTTACCAGATGTGTCATTTGAGTCTTCTGGCCGGAACTGATTCGATCACCATTTGAAGGCAGAAAATGTACCCATGTGTTGCCTTCCGTTGCAGCACGCTCATGTCGCAATGCTCCATGTATACTAGACATTATTCAGAATTTCAATCTTACAATTGATCCTCATGCTTCGGTTGTCGGGTGCAATATTAACTGCGTAACAGCATGTAATAACGCAAAATTTTCTCTATCATCTGAAGTTGGAATTTTGTTTGTGTTAGAACACAGGTGCGGAGGGTTGAGCacaagatcacatatttcttgGGCTTTTCTTGCTTTCCCTTTCTCTCCGCGCACTGCTTTCGTTTTTTGGGTTTAGGGTAGTGATTCCATTGTTCCATTTTTGTTTGCCCCACTTGCACACCCCTTCGTTACGGCTTTCTGGATTCAACAAATCAAAATAGAATATACGGACATAAACAATGAGGGGAGTGTACAAGGGGGAGAAGAGTAGCGTGGAAATTATTGGgctgcttttaaaatgactgaagatacttttagaaaaaatatttttgaattccaagtgagttactttcatttttactaaggattggctATAAATGAGTTGGGCGGTGCCTAGGTGGGCTTTTGAGGTGATTTGGGGCGAAACATTAGGGAAAATCGGAGTTGGTCTAGGTAGGCGCTAAGCGGTCTAGGCGGTTAAACCAGGCCAACTGATATCAAATGCATGGAGAGAATTGTAAGCTGAAGGGTCTTCTTCGCCCTCCTCCAGCTTGTCCACTTTGCCATACCTTCGCCGGCATCGACGGTCCCGAATAGGAAGAAGACCTATCTCCTTTCTTTGAGCCCTAAACAAAGAttcaattgaataaatcaaattgattgAGAATAGACAAAACCCTAACTGTAGTAAAATAATTACACAATCCACGGAGAAGGTAGTGGAGTTTTACTAaactaatatttaattatatgcttaatatgtttttaaattgtATGATTATATGCCTCAAAAGAAACGGTTGGTACAACTAGTCTGTGAACAACTCAGTTGGATGCATATACTTCATGTATTATTCTACTTCTATTCAGCTCAAAAATAATATCTGAGCACTACAACTCAACTCGCCGTCCTATTAGCACTTAACGTTCTTTAGAATCTTAGAAATAGGTGAAAGCAACATGAAAGGAAAACCAGAAACAAATCTTCTTCGATCTTACCAAGGTTGGTGATTGGTTTGtcacaaaataatcaaaacaaaATGTTTTGACATATAACATGGAAGTCTTCAAGCTAGGAAAGGAGACGTATCTTCCCTTCGATTCCTTAGAATCCGTACCACCAGACCTTGCAGTAGTTGACAAAGCCTGTATGTCCCACCGCTGACTGGACCATCCTATCACATTATCGATTTCTTATCTGTCAAGAATAAAAAGTCACAATAAAAGTAACATTTAGGAATGAATGAATGTGTCCACTCTCTCTTTAAGAGGATCGGGTTACAGCGTTACAATGACATTCCAGTCTAATAACACAACGCATCTTGTTCCGAGAAGGCTTTACCTCCCCAGGTCACTGTTGGACTGATGCAGTCTGCTCTGGAGAAGGCTTTATTTATGCACTCGCTTGTAATTGTATGTACCTCCCAAACCTCAAATCTTCCATAAATAAACACACAccattctctcttctctctctctctctctcacactctctctctctccaatccTCCGAAACACACATTAAAATTCACACGCACACAAATCTACAAATGTCTTCACCTCCACCGGGTCAGGCACACCTCTCCTTTGCTGGTACGATATTACTTAATCCTACGCGATAACATTCTAACATCAGATATTTGACATGTTATATTATCAGTACATATAGAGCCTAGACTTTATCTAGAGTTTAGACTTCATCTTTGTAAAAAAAGCCTAGCTTATCAAGGGTATAGATTTGACGGTCCGACAACGTAATTTAACGCAGTTTCCATCCATCAATCAAAATCTGATATTGTGAGTTTTGCTTGGCAGATGGGGATGAAACAGTTAGAGAGCACCTACTGACAGTGGACGTTGGAGAAGCTGATGGGGACGTGAAATTCCGGATACGAAATCTGGCCAAGAAATCAGACACCACCGGAGCCGCAATACTCAATGGGTTGACCTTGGACATACCAAAGGGCCTGATCATGGGGGTCATTGGCCCCAGCGGCAGCGGTAAGTCAACGCTGCTTCGAGCTCTCAACCGCCTCTGGGAACCGCCGTCTGGGACTGTCTTCTTGGACGGTCGTGATATTCTGGACGTCGACGTTCTCAGCCTCCGCCGCAAGGTCGGCATGCTCTTCCAGCTTCCCGTTCTCTTTGAAGGTAACCCTTTTGATCATATGCCCCAACtaacagtctctctctctctcacacatcAGAAGGTCAATTGGCGTATTGTTATAGGATAATGTTAGGAAGGctaatttgtagataaaatttagaattaaataatgtgtcatcaataaaaatgaacatgtttatcaacatttaagtCATATTCCAATCATCAGCTTTTATGTAATTTAgtttatcaaatcaaataaatagaTTGGTATATCCACCATTCCTCTTTCCCCTAAAGCATCTTGGTGTGTTTAGGGGGCCTTCAATATTTTTTGGTCATTGTAATAGAGATTAGAGAGTGATTATAATATGATTAGGGAGTGATTATAATATCAAACCGTGATGGGTTTGATTAGGAATATTGTAAAGTAAATATGCATCTTTGTCACTGTTGCCGTAAGCATTCTaattatggatttttttttaaggatctttaacgaaaaactcctggtactattcactttaacgaaaaatcacatttttacactaaaaagtcaatcttggtactattcactttacgttttattttgtcattatcgttaaaactcaaagttttcaaacccttttcattagtttttatttatttatatatattctatACTTTGAAGtttattaaaaagttaaaaaaaaaaatagaaaacaaactATCCCGAATACTCTGAAATTTTTAgtaatcaaatattt
The nucleotide sequence above comes from Malus sylvestris chromosome 16, drMalSylv7.2, whole genome shotgun sequence. Encoded proteins:
- the LOC126607917 gene encoding pre-mRNA splicing factor SR-like 1 isoform X2, whose amino-acid sequence is MEVQTCGKSIDSLLEKVLCMNILSSDYFKELYRLKTYHEVIDEIYNQVDHVEPWMTGNCRGPSTAFCLLYKFFTMKLTVKQMHGLLKHEDSPYIRAVGFLYLRYAADPKTLWNWVEPYIKDDEEFSPGSNGRMTTMGVYVRDLLLGQSITVTAAGFPDYSAIKV
- the LOC126607917 gene encoding pre-mRNA splicing factor SR-like 1 isoform X1; protein product: MEVQTCGKSIDSLLEKVLCMNILSSDYFKELYRLKTYHEVIDEIYNQVDHVEPWMTGNCRGPSTAFCLLYKFFTMKLTVKQMHGLLKHEDSPYIRAVGFLYLRYAADPKTLWNWVEPYIKDDEEFSPGSNGRMTTMGVYVRDLLLGQYYFDTLFPRIPVPVMRQIVANLEKMKLPTKLSGITGEATRHGSDDTARRPPSVKAALSVSFGQRAPHRASTRDSSPVRRTLPPPPYDKASSDDQRTHRSQSREYSDREYSDRDRGRDRDRNRDRDSDRDRERYKEWERDRDRDRDRARDRVRDKERERERDRERSSDYDGRSKYGERESRRDPYESSRDGGRHSRRSRSRSRSRSRSQSRSLQAGTTLNSSPQRDVNKDRTSASSNLAKLRDLYGDVSDQKGDASMDRIPRGDNGGEEVIRLGGSRWK
- the LOC126607921 gene encoding ABC transporter I family member 17-like; the protein is MYLPNLKSSINKHTPFSLLSLSLSHSLSLQSSETHIKIHTHTNLQMSSPPPGQAHLSFADGDETVREHLLTVDVGEADGDVKFRIRNLAKKSDTTGAAILNGLTLDIPKGLIMGVIGPSGSGKSTLLRALNRLWEPPSGTVFLDGRDILDVDVLSLRRKVGMLFQLPVLFEGTVADNIRYGPQLKGKKVSDEDVHKLLTLVDLDSSFSTKTGSEMSVGQSQRVALARTLANSPEVLLLDEPTSALDPISTERIEGALEKLKQKQGMTIVMVSHSIKQIQRIADIVCLLVDGEIVEVLKPDQLSQAQHPMALRFLELSS